A region from the Paraburkholderia youngii genome encodes:
- a CDS encoding fatty acid desaturase, giving the protein MATYLDDTQRNDIDRLAASRTWRTQWPTWALIVAIYGGWFGVAAHAPLLGLPLTAALLAIFGAWFMSLQHELLHGHPTRSQFVNALLGFAPLAVWFPYHVYRESHLRHHDDARLTEPGSDPESYFVSAAEWQRAGIAMRALLVFRNTLTGRLLVGPAFAIAATGAQALDKIRDGDWRDLPAWLAHLAALVALTVWLQQMCGIPAWVFIVGAGYGSLALASVRSFHEHRIAQEPAHRTVINEAGWLWRLLFLNNNYHLVHHDLPQVPWFALRTVYQTSRQQYIERSGAFLVKGYSEWVRRYGFASVAHPVAIGTSDSGRRNPPASAGFAGKLRVKFMVVVRQGELHEAHLPAPAERQTAEQAL; this is encoded by the coding sequence ATGGCGACCTATCTCGACGACACCCAGCGCAACGATATCGACCGTCTGGCCGCAAGCCGGACCTGGCGCACGCAATGGCCGACATGGGCGCTGATCGTCGCGATCTACGGCGGCTGGTTCGGCGTCGCCGCGCACGCGCCTCTGCTGGGTCTGCCACTGACGGCCGCGCTGCTGGCCATTTTCGGCGCGTGGTTCATGTCGTTGCAGCACGAGCTGCTGCACGGTCATCCGACGCGCTCGCAATTCGTCAACGCGCTGCTCGGTTTTGCGCCGCTCGCGGTGTGGTTCCCATATCACGTATATCGCGAGTCGCATCTGCGCCATCACGACGATGCGCGCTTGACCGAGCCCGGCAGCGATCCGGAAAGCTATTTCGTTAGCGCAGCGGAGTGGCAACGTGCGGGCATCGCGATGCGTGCGTTGCTGGTTTTCCGCAATACGTTGACGGGTCGCTTGCTGGTCGGGCCGGCGTTTGCGATTGCCGCGACCGGTGCGCAGGCACTCGACAAGATTCGCGACGGCGATTGGCGCGACCTACCCGCATGGCTCGCGCATCTCGCCGCGCTGGTTGCACTCACAGTGTGGTTGCAGCAGATGTGCGGGATACCGGCGTGGGTGTTTATCGTCGGTGCTGGGTACGGCTCGCTCGCGCTTGCATCGGTGCGTTCGTTTCATGAGCATCGGATTGCGCAGGAGCCCGCGCATCGCACGGTCATCAACGAAGCGGGATGGCTTTGGCGGTTGCTGTTTCTGAACAACAACTATCATCTGGTTCATCATGACTTGCCTCAGGTGCCGTGGTTCGCGCTGCGGACGGTCTATCAAACGTCCCGCCAGCAGTACATAGAACGCTCCGGGGCCTTTCTGGTTAAGGGTTACAGCGAATGGGTCAGACGCTATGGATTCGCTTCGGTGGCGCATCCGGTGGCGATCGGCACGTCCGACTCAGGCCGACGAAATCCGCCTGCTTCCGCCGGTTTTGCGGGTAAATTGCGGGTAAAATTTATGGTAGTTGTCCGCCAAGGAGAACTCCATGAGGCTCACCTACCCGCTCCTGCAGAACGCCAAACCGCTGAGCAAGCCCTATAA
- a CDS encoding Arm DNA-binding domain-containing protein: MSVSGSKVWKYDDRLDGKDCSYTLGRFPDVSIADARQLRNAAAKLVASGIHPKAQ, translated from the coding sequence GTGTCGGTCTCGGGCTCGAAAGTCTGGAAATATGACGACCGGTTGGATGGCAAGGACTGCAGTTACACTCTCGGCCGATTCCCCGATGTATCGATAGCGGACGCCCGTCAACTTCGCAACGCTGCTGCCAAGCTGGTCGCGTCTGGCATCCACCCTAAGGCGCAGTAG
- a CDS encoding CDP-diacylglycerol diphosphatase codes for MTNLATALSSRGLARRIVHSTAVLTVALAASACARLATVDSNALWKIVDIRCVPSQQATGTPGQCSLVDLDKRYVVLKDIVGRSQFLLMPTDRITGIESPLILAPDAKDYWSDAWDSRHFVQQAVKREMPDDQLGLEINSEYRRSQNQLHIHIDCMRREVSAALAGHAHDAPGEWRWATLDGERYRIMRVSSLGGANDPFRIVARDNPDPATMATQTILVTGAGPSAARDGWLIVNSGIDIDGGSGTAEGLLDHACRFADDH; via the coding sequence ATGACGAACCTCGCCACCGCCCTCTCATCTCGCGGCCTCGCGCGCCGCATCGTTCATTCGACCGCCGTGCTCACGGTCGCTCTCGCCGCCAGCGCCTGCGCGCGCCTCGCGACGGTCGATTCCAACGCGCTGTGGAAAATCGTCGACATCCGCTGCGTGCCGTCGCAGCAGGCCACCGGCACGCCGGGGCAATGCTCGCTCGTCGATCTCGACAAACGCTATGTCGTCCTGAAGGACATTGTGGGCCGCTCGCAGTTTCTGCTGATGCCGACTGATCGCATCACCGGCATCGAAAGTCCGCTGATCCTCGCGCCCGATGCGAAAGACTACTGGAGCGACGCGTGGGATTCGCGCCATTTCGTGCAGCAAGCGGTCAAACGCGAAATGCCCGACGATCAGCTCGGCCTCGAAATCAACTCCGAATACCGTCGCTCGCAAAACCAGCTGCATATCCACATCGATTGCATGCGGCGTGAAGTCAGCGCCGCGCTCGCCGGTCACGCTCACGACGCGCCCGGCGAATGGCGCTGGGCAACGCTCGATGGCGAGCGCTACAGGATCATGCGCGTGAGCTCGCTGGGCGGCGCAAACGACCCGTTCAGGATCGTCGCGCGCGACAATCCCGATCCGGCGACGATGGCCACGCAAACCATCCTCGTGACCGGCGCGGGACCATCGGCGGCTCGGGATGGCTGGCTGATCGTCAACAGCGGTATCGACATCGATGGCGGCAGCGGCACGGCCGAAGGGCTGCTCGATCACGCGTGCCGCTTCGCTGACGATCATTGA
- a CDS encoding CaiB/BaiF CoA transferase family protein, translated as MTGPLEGLKVVDFSRVLAGPLCARTLADLGADVIKIEPPRPDVSRAAFPNRDGMSGYYAQQNSGKRNISIDLNAPGARDFVLRLCDEADIIVENFRAGTLKGFGLDYATLAQRNPKLVYVSITGYGQHGPWASRMAYAPTVQAETGFTHNTLRHFDNASDGRRWTDPLSHADVYAGLQATIAVLAAVRKREVTGRGQYIDVAMAAVMLSINERAHLDLAGVDTGAEPGILGAADGPHFVGPGGEEFVAAQSIVGSNTFPNYLKAMRRMDLAHDPRFCTAEHRLRNYKALHAVIQTWMRSFRDLKTLDAQLDEAKIAIGQIRTLKELAETDWAKQWGAVHEISDRRGGSYLIHGYPWHFSDDELGMRSAPAFRGEHNEQVFREAGLADAEIRNATDSGILVGGPPPLTKKIGASVVPHARELQKVADDL; from the coding sequence ATGACCGGACCGCTCGAAGGACTCAAGGTCGTCGATTTTTCCCGCGTGCTGGCCGGCCCGCTGTGCGCGCGGACGCTAGCCGATCTTGGTGCCGATGTGATCAAGATCGAGCCACCGCGACCCGACGTGTCGCGCGCCGCATTTCCGAATCGCGACGGCATGTCCGGCTACTACGCTCAGCAAAATAGCGGCAAACGCAACATCAGCATCGATCTGAACGCACCGGGCGCACGCGATTTCGTGCTACGCCTGTGCGACGAGGCCGATATCATCGTCGAGAATTTTCGGGCTGGCACGCTCAAGGGTTTTGGACTCGACTACGCGACACTCGCGCAGCGCAATCCCAAGCTGGTCTACGTTTCGATCACGGGCTACGGCCAACACGGTCCATGGGCGTCGCGCATGGCCTATGCGCCGACCGTGCAAGCCGAAACGGGATTCACGCACAACACACTGCGACATTTCGATAACGCCAGCGACGGCCGTAGATGGACCGATCCCCTGTCGCATGCGGACGTCTATGCGGGCCTGCAAGCGACCATCGCCGTGCTCGCGGCAGTGCGCAAGCGAGAAGTCACCGGGCGCGGCCAGTACATCGACGTCGCAATGGCGGCCGTGATGCTGTCGATCAACGAGCGCGCTCACCTCGATCTCGCGGGTGTCGATACGGGCGCGGAGCCGGGCATCCTCGGTGCCGCCGACGGCCCTCATTTCGTCGGCCCGGGTGGCGAAGAGTTTGTGGCGGCGCAAAGCATCGTCGGCAGCAACACGTTTCCGAATTACCTGAAGGCGATGCGTCGTATGGACCTGGCGCACGATCCGCGTTTCTGCACCGCTGAGCACCGCCTGCGGAACTACAAGGCATTGCACGCAGTGATCCAGACCTGGATGCGGTCATTCCGCGATCTGAAGACGCTCGATGCGCAACTCGACGAGGCCAAAATCGCGATCGGCCAGATTCGTACGCTGAAGGAATTGGCCGAGACCGATTGGGCCAAGCAATGGGGTGCGGTGCACGAGATTTCGGATCGCCGCGGCGGCTCATATCTGATACACGGCTATCCATGGCACTTTTCAGATGACGAGCTTGGAATGCGCAGCGCGCCCGCATTTCGCGGCGAGCACAACGAGCAGGTTTTCCGCGAAGCGGGCCTCGCGGATGCCGAAATCCGCAATGCAACCGATAGCGGCATTCTGGTCGGTGGACCGCCGCCATTAACGAAGAAGATCGGCGCGTCCGTTGTTCCGCACGCGCGTGAATTGCAGAAAGTGGCGGACGATCTTTGA
- a CDS encoding DUF1330 domain-containing protein: MAKGYWVAAYRAVHDASKLAAYGVLATQVVKAAGGKFLVRGGEVVAFQAGLKERTVVVEFPSFEQALATFQSEAYQEALAVLGDGAERDARVVAGLED, encoded by the coding sequence ATGGCAAAAGGATATTGGGTGGCGGCTTATCGGGCGGTCCATGACGCAAGCAAACTCGCGGCGTACGGTGTCCTCGCGACACAGGTGGTGAAAGCGGCGGGTGGAAAATTTCTGGTGCGGGGCGGCGAAGTCGTTGCATTTCAGGCCGGCCTCAAAGAACGCACCGTCGTGGTCGAATTCCCGAGCTTCGAGCAGGCTCTCGCCACGTTCCAGAGTGAGGCTTATCAGGAAGCGCTAGCGGTATTGGGAGACGGCGCTGAAAGAGATGCGCGCGTAGTCGCCGGTCTCGAAGATTGA
- a CDS encoding zinc-dependent alcohol dehydrogenase family protein yields MKALIFERNGEPSEVVHWRDAPDPTPGPGEVRVRMLLAPVHPSDLHVIRGRFASQRQPELPASPGSEGVGIIDAVGNDVPRTRIGERVVLLDVPGTWREQVISPADRAIPVPQAISDEDAAQALINPMTAWAMTVSEHQLGCGDWLVQSAAGSTVGRLVLQIAKAQGFRTINLVRREEQVAEIKALGGDVVLCTADQNWSEQLKTATGGNGIAKAIDCVAGRTGAALARQLAPNGCMLVYGALSSHRQTDPAAFEMPIFAPALVYSSAEVRGWFIFSWLARKGASEGGQMLRSLLDGIARGTLKPPAARRYRLDRAHEAFAAAESSAHDAKPLLAFADL; encoded by the coding sequence ATGAAGGCCCTGATATTCGAACGCAATGGGGAGCCGTCAGAAGTAGTTCACTGGCGTGATGCGCCCGATCCCACGCCCGGGCCGGGCGAAGTCCGCGTGAGGATGCTGCTGGCGCCCGTGCACCCGTCTGACCTGCACGTCATCCGTGGCCGTTTCGCCAGTCAGCGTCAGCCGGAACTGCCGGCTTCACCGGGATCCGAGGGCGTCGGCATCATCGACGCCGTGGGCAACGACGTGCCGCGCACGCGGATAGGAGAGCGTGTCGTCTTGCTGGACGTGCCCGGAACCTGGAGAGAGCAGGTTATTAGTCCGGCCGACCGTGCGATACCTGTACCGCAGGCGATCTCCGACGAGGACGCAGCACAGGCACTCATCAACCCGATGACGGCATGGGCGATGACGGTGAGCGAGCACCAGCTCGGGTGCGGCGACTGGCTTGTGCAGAGCGCGGCCGGCTCGACGGTCGGTCGGCTCGTCCTGCAGATCGCGAAAGCGCAGGGGTTCCGCACCATCAACCTCGTTCGCCGCGAAGAGCAGGTCGCGGAAATCAAGGCGCTTGGGGGTGACGTCGTGCTATGCACTGCGGACCAAAACTGGTCCGAGCAGTTGAAGACGGCCACTGGCGGCAATGGCATCGCGAAGGCGATCGACTGCGTCGCCGGCCGCACGGGCGCCGCGCTTGCGCGTCAATTGGCCCCGAATGGATGCATGCTCGTCTATGGAGCCTTGTCGTCGCATCGTCAGACCGACCCCGCAGCCTTTGAGATGCCGATTTTCGCCCCAGCGCTTGTCTACTCGTCTGCCGAGGTTCGCGGCTGGTTCATCTTTTCGTGGCTCGCACGCAAGGGGGCAAGTGAAGGCGGTCAGATGCTGCGCAGTCTGCTCGACGGTATAGCCCGGGGCACCTTGAAGCCGCCGGCAGCGCGCCGCTACCGACTCGACCGAGCGCACGAAGCCTTCGCTGCCGCCGAAAGCTCCGCACACGATGCCAAGCCGCTGCTAGCGTTCGCGGATCTCTAA
- a CDS encoding enoyl-CoA hydratase/isomerase family protein, with product MDEALVQREIKGPVTVLTMNRRPHNLMGPTLYRALLDEFDQAVKRGSRAILLRSGLRHFSAGAEVALFPDRIATQGKALMDPLEVLRGFETLPIPIVVAVNGTCLGGGFEVALACDFSVVAESAKIGSVEVALGLHPLLGGIQRQVMRAGPARAKELALLGRRYDAATLERWGLINLVVPDDKLDEVALSIAQELAAGPTVAHAATKQLVRVAVNEGVAAADEAMFELQKPIWASQDLKRGLEAFDKTGPGSAIFKGN from the coding sequence ATGGACGAAGCACTTGTTCAGAGAGAAATCAAAGGCCCCGTGACGGTCCTTACAATGAACCGTCGCCCGCACAACCTGATGGGCCCGACGCTGTATCGCGCCCTGCTCGATGAATTCGATCAGGCAGTGAAACGCGGCTCGCGCGCGATCCTGCTGCGCAGTGGTCTGCGGCACTTCTCAGCCGGCGCTGAAGTGGCGCTTTTTCCCGATCGCATTGCCACGCAAGGCAAAGCGCTGATGGATCCGCTCGAGGTGCTGCGTGGCTTCGAGACACTACCGATCCCGATTGTTGTCGCGGTGAACGGAACATGCCTCGGCGGCGGATTCGAAGTGGCGCTCGCCTGCGACTTCAGCGTCGTCGCCGAATCGGCAAAGATCGGCTCGGTTGAGGTCGCACTAGGTTTGCACCCGCTGCTCGGCGGCATTCAGCGTCAGGTGATGCGAGCCGGTCCGGCACGCGCGAAAGAACTCGCGTTGCTCGGTCGCCGGTATGACGCGGCCACGCTCGAACGCTGGGGCCTGATCAATCTCGTTGTGCCGGACGACAAGCTCGATGAAGTGGCGCTGTCGATTGCGCAGGAACTCGCCGCCGGCCCGACCGTCGCGCATGCCGCCACCAAGCAACTCGTGCGTGTTGCGGTCAATGAGGGGGTCGCCGCCGCCGACGAAGCGATGTTCGAGTTGCAAAAGCCGATCTGGGCGTCGCAGGATCTTAAACGCGGACTGGAGGCCTTCGATAAGACTGGTCCTGGCTCCGCTATTTTCAAAGGGAATTGA
- a CDS encoding 3-keto-5-aminohexanoate cleavage protein: MTGKTIISCALTGSDDTPRLNPAVPVTPEQIADEAIAACEAGASIAHIHVRDPKTGAPSTELSLYGEVVSRIRDSGCPILINLTTGPGARFVPSDEDPNRGSELSTMMTPEARVRHVLGLRPEICTLDIATMNFGSRAFVNVPDHLIKMATLIEEAGVKPEIEVFDLGHVRLARHLIETQGILQAPLFQLCLGVPWGASADTESLLQMKRYLPENARWSAFGISRAQFPIVAQSVILGGHVRVGLEDNLYLAKGELAPGNAALVKRAVSIVRSIGADVATPDETRNILGLPRREQMRD, translated from the coding sequence ATGACAGGCAAGACGATTATCAGTTGTGCACTCACAGGAAGCGACGATACACCGCGGCTGAACCCCGCAGTGCCCGTGACGCCTGAGCAAATCGCCGATGAGGCCATCGCTGCGTGTGAAGCCGGTGCGAGCATCGCGCACATTCACGTACGGGATCCCAAAACAGGCGCTCCGAGCACTGAGTTGTCGCTTTATGGTGAAGTCGTCTCGCGCATCCGCGATAGCGGGTGCCCGATTTTGATCAATCTGACGACGGGCCCAGGCGCACGTTTCGTTCCCAGCGACGAAGACCCGAATCGGGGAAGCGAACTGAGTACGATGATGACGCCCGAGGCGCGCGTGCGGCATGTGCTCGGATTGCGTCCGGAAATCTGCACTCTGGACATTGCGACCATGAACTTCGGCAGTCGCGCGTTCGTGAACGTGCCCGACCATTTGATCAAAATGGCAACCTTGATTGAAGAAGCGGGGGTGAAGCCAGAAATCGAGGTATTCGATCTGGGCCATGTGCGGCTGGCGCGCCACCTGATAGAAACGCAGGGCATTCTGCAGGCTCCGCTGTTTCAGCTGTGTCTTGGCGTGCCATGGGGCGCGTCCGCCGACACCGAGAGTCTTCTGCAGATGAAACGCTATCTGCCCGAGAACGCTCGCTGGTCGGCATTCGGCATCTCGCGCGCTCAATTTCCAATCGTGGCGCAGAGTGTGATTCTTGGAGGACATGTCCGCGTCGGCCTCGAGGACAACCTTTATCTTGCCAAAGGGGAACTGGCGCCGGGCAACGCCGCACTGGTCAAACGCGCGGTCAGTATCGTCAGAAGCATTGGCGCGGACGTGGCAACACCTGACGAGACGCGCAACATACTCGGCCTTCCCCGTCGCGAACAGATGCGGGACTGA
- a CDS encoding transcriptional regulator gives MNSHIRYKGYEVEAATQLLPNGLFAANLTIEQRDENTRKAYSFDALDYFFDEEHALAYASDWGRMWIDNHR, from the coding sequence ATGAACTCACACATCCGCTACAAGGGCTACGAGGTCGAAGCGGCAACGCAACTGCTCCCCAACGGATTATTCGCCGCCAATCTGACGATCGAGCAGCGCGACGAGAATACGCGCAAAGCTTATTCGTTCGACGCGCTCGACTACTTCTTCGACGAAGAGCATGCGCTCGCCTATGCGTCCGACTGGGGGCGCATGTGGATCGACAATCACCGGTAA
- a CDS encoding NAD-dependent succinate-semialdehyde dehydrogenase, protein MPYTTTNPATGKLLATYDDISDELLETKLAAAQRAFETDWRHRPVSDRARIMTRAAALLRRKADEYAGYLTLEMGKRSGEARKEVESSANILDYYAKHASTYLQPRPLAEAPGATVHIEPIGVLFGIEPWNFPYYQIARVAGPQLMVGNVLVLKHAESVPQSALAFARLFEEAGAPEGVYTNLFISIDQAGRVIDDPRVQGVTLTGSERAGAAVAERAGRNLKKVVLELGGSDPFIVLEDAPLDWAIQSAVAGRMLNAGQCCVGSKRIIVVGKARGDAFLEGFAKQMAALSTGDPADPATAVAPLSSERALNLLLEQVDRAASHGAFIVCGGKRVERPGFYLQPTVLTDISPQNPVFAEELFGPVAAFHVVEDEAAAIALANGTPYGLGASVFTADTERGERVAAQIDSGMVFINQPFGTAAELPFGGVKRSGFGRELSQLGFDEFVNKKLIRVAPVGAAPFGPARAA, encoded by the coding sequence ATGCCATACACGACTACCAATCCAGCAACCGGCAAACTGCTTGCCACCTACGACGACATATCCGACGAGTTGCTCGAAACGAAGCTCGCTGCCGCGCAGCGCGCTTTCGAAACTGACTGGCGCCATCGTCCCGTCAGCGATCGGGCGCGCATCATGACGCGCGCGGCGGCGCTGTTGCGCAGGAAGGCCGACGAATACGCGGGCTATCTGACGCTGGAAATGGGCAAGCGCAGCGGCGAAGCGCGCAAGGAAGTGGAATCGTCTGCAAACATTCTCGACTACTACGCAAAGCATGCGAGCACCTATCTGCAACCCCGTCCACTCGCGGAAGCGCCTGGCGCAACCGTGCACATCGAGCCAATCGGCGTGCTTTTCGGTATCGAGCCATGGAATTTTCCGTACTACCAGATCGCGCGCGTAGCCGGCCCGCAACTGATGGTCGGCAACGTCCTGGTGCTCAAACATGCGGAAAGCGTTCCGCAATCCGCATTGGCCTTTGCGCGGTTGTTCGAGGAAGCGGGCGCGCCCGAAGGCGTCTATACGAATCTGTTCATTTCGATCGACCAGGCGGGGCGTGTCATTGACGATCCGCGCGTCCAGGGCGTGACACTGACGGGCAGCGAGCGCGCCGGCGCTGCCGTTGCTGAGCGTGCCGGCCGGAATCTGAAGAAAGTCGTTCTCGAACTGGGCGGCAGCGATCCGTTCATAGTGCTCGAGGATGCGCCGCTCGATTGGGCGATTCAAAGCGCGGTCGCGGGGCGAATGCTCAATGCGGGTCAATGCTGCGTAGGATCCAAGCGAATCATCGTGGTCGGCAAGGCGCGCGGCGACGCTTTCCTCGAAGGCTTCGCAAAGCAGATGGCCGCGCTCTCGACGGGCGATCCAGCCGATCCAGCCACCGCAGTCGCACCGCTGTCCTCCGAGCGCGCATTGAATCTGCTGCTTGAGCAAGTCGATCGCGCGGCTTCGCACGGCGCGTTCATCGTGTGTGGCGGAAAGCGCGTCGAGCGCCCGGGCTTCTATTTGCAGCCGACTGTCCTGACCGACATCTCGCCACAGAATCCCGTGTTCGCCGAAGAGCTGTTCGGCCCGGTGGCCGCCTTTCACGTCGTCGAGGACGAAGCCGCCGCAATTGCGCTTGCCAACGGTACGCCGTACGGTCTCGGTGCGTCGGTGTTCACTGCGGATACCGAGCGCGGCGAGCGGGTCGCCGCGCAGATCGACAGCGGCATGGTGTTCATCAATCAGCCGTTCGGCACGGCGGCCGAACTGCCGTTCGGTGGTGTCAAACGTTCAGGCTTTGGCCGGGAGCTGTCTCAGTTGGGCTTCGACGAATTCGTCAACAAAAAGCTGATCAGGGTTGCACCCGTTGGGGCGGCGCCGTTCGGCCCCGCGCGGGCCGCGTGA
- a CDS encoding helix-turn-helix domain-containing protein, producing the protein MTQEDFGLVSSRTYISTVERGLKSPTLGKIEQLADVLGVHPLTLLAVAYMERLTPKEVERTIALLRSRLLAVASE; encoded by the coding sequence GTGACACAGGAAGATTTCGGACTGGTATCCAGCCGCACTTACATCAGCACGGTCGAGCGCGGTCTGAAATCTCCAACATTGGGAAAAATCGAGCAACTGGCAGACGTGCTGGGCGTCCATCCGCTGACCCTTCTAGCGGTGGCTTACATGGAAAGACTGACACCTAAAGAGGTTGAACGGACAATCGCCCTGCTGCGTAGCCGGCTGTTGGCCGTCGCCAGTGAGTAG
- the iaaH gene encoding indoleacetamide hydrolase: MTWTVDAQLALSAAQAVEALQSGRLKAADYVATLLARAAALTQLNALTTLDFHGALAAAQRIDALTPAERARLPLCGLAIVVKDNINTAGLPTTAGTPALAGFVPNTNAPSVQRLVDAGAIVLGKANMHELAFGITSTNLSAHAGPVRNPYDPSLMPGGSSGGTAVAIAARIAPAGLGTDTGGSTRIPAALTGTAGFRPSVGNGGAERRYHDPNAVVPISHTRDTVGPMARSVADLALLDGVITGDGALPAIALEGLRIGLPAPLWDALERQVEDVARAALQKLEAAGVTFVSVAMTELEHLNGMVGGPLAIHEARDDVRAWLVANQAPVQTVAELAVRIASPDVRAIYDDVLADVLGSHYSAALNYWRPRLQNYVAATFANAGLDALLFPTTRLVAVPIDDLNGSSTVTIDGGPPIDTMEAFLRNTDPASTSGIPGLSLPAGISASGLPVGLELDGPLGSDRRLLAIGVAIEQVLGALPAPVL, translated from the coding sequence ATGACATGGACCGTCGATGCACAACTCGCGCTCAGCGCGGCACAAGCGGTCGAGGCGCTGCAATCCGGCCGGCTCAAAGCCGCCGACTACGTCGCCACCCTGCTCGCGCGCGCCGCCGCGCTCACTCAGCTGAACGCGCTCACCACGCTCGACTTCCACGGCGCGCTCGCCGCCGCGCAGCGCATCGACGCATTGACGCCAGCGGAGCGGGCGCGACTGCCGCTTTGCGGCCTCGCCATAGTCGTCAAGGACAACATCAACACCGCGGGCCTGCCGACGACGGCTGGCACGCCCGCGCTCGCCGGCTTTGTGCCGAACACCAACGCGCCATCGGTGCAACGCCTCGTCGACGCGGGTGCGATCGTGCTCGGCAAGGCCAATATGCACGAGCTCGCGTTCGGCATCACGAGCACCAACCTGTCCGCGCACGCGGGGCCGGTGCGTAACCCGTACGATCCGTCGCTGATGCCAGGCGGCTCGTCGGGCGGCACCGCGGTGGCGATCGCCGCGCGCATCGCGCCCGCCGGACTGGGCACCGACACCGGCGGCTCGACCCGCATCCCGGCCGCGCTGACCGGCACCGCGGGCTTTCGTCCTTCGGTCGGCAACGGCGGCGCAGAGCGGCGCTATCACGACCCGAATGCGGTCGTGCCGATCAGCCATACGCGCGACACCGTGGGCCCGATGGCGCGCAGCGTCGCTGATCTGGCGCTGCTCGACGGCGTGATCACCGGCGACGGCGCGTTGCCTGCGATTGCGCTCGAAGGCTTGCGCATCGGCTTGCCCGCGCCGCTGTGGGACGCTCTCGAACGACAGGTCGAAGACGTCGCGCGCGCAGCGCTGCAAAAGCTCGAAGCCGCGGGTGTCACATTCGTGTCGGTCGCGATGACCGAGTTGGAGCATCTGAACGGCATGGTCGGCGGTCCGCTCGCCATTCACGAAGCGCGCGACGACGTGCGCGCGTGGCTCGTCGCGAATCAGGCGCCGGTGCAGACCGTCGCCGAACTGGCCGTGCGCATCGCGAGCCCGGACGTGCGCGCGATCTACGACGACGTGCTCGCCGACGTGCTCGGCTCGCACTATTCGGCGGCGCTCAATTACTGGCGGCCGCGGCTGCAGAACTACGTCGCGGCGACGTTCGCGAATGCCGGTCTCGATGCTTTGCTGTTTCCTACGACGCGGCTCGTCGCGGTGCCGATCGACGATTTGAATGGCTCGTCGACGGTCACGATCGACGGCGGTCCGCCGATCGATACGATGGAGGCGTTCCTGCGTAATACCGACCCGGCCAGCACATCCGGCATTCCGGGGCTGTCACTGCCGGCGGGCATCAGCGCGAGCGGGCTGCCGGTCGGCCTCGAACTCGATGGACCGCTCGGCTCGGACAGGCGGCTGCTGGCCATCGGCGTCGCGATCGAACAGGTACTGGGAGCGTTGCCGGCGCCGGTACTGTGA
- a CDS encoding tautomerase family protein: MLWHKERGIYRCMERKMPLWNIYHPVGAYTAEDKQEMAKRIADIYIIPRFYVGVLFHEQPKDSFFMGGVSRDDFVRIRLDQFARHIAKDPVWTESWLRKANAAIAPFVQERGYHYELHVGETPRELWLIDGIRPPRPDTEAEKKWKLENRASPYEPSEG, translated from the coding sequence ATGCTCTGGCATAAGGAACGCGGCATCTATCGATGCATGGAGAGAAAAATGCCTTTGTGGAATATCTATCATCCCGTCGGTGCCTACACGGCAGAAGACAAGCAGGAGATGGCGAAGCGAATTGCCGACATTTACATCATCCCTCGCTTCTATGTCGGTGTACTGTTTCACGAACAGCCGAAAGACTCCTTCTTTATGGGGGGAGTGTCGCGGGACGATTTTGTCAGAATCCGATTAGATCAATTCGCCAGGCACATTGCCAAGGACCCCGTGTGGACTGAGTCGTGGTTGCGCAAGGCGAACGCTGCGATTGCGCCATTTGTCCAGGAGCGGGGCTATCACTACGAGTTGCACGTCGGCGAAACGCCGCGAGAACTGTGGTTGATCGATGGCATTCGACCACCTCGGCCTGACACGGAAGCTGAGAAGAAATGGAAGCTGGAAAACCGGGCGTCGCCATATGAGCCGAGCGAGGGTTGA